The DNA sequence CGCCGCGGTGGCGCGGGGCGTGGGCTCCGTGCTGCCGGTGTTCACCGCCCGCGCGGGCGGCGGGATCATCGAGGACGTCGACGGCAACCGGCTGATCGACTTCGGCTCGGGCATCGCCGTGACCTCCGTCGGCGCCTCCGCCGAGGCCGTCGTCCGCCGGACCACCGCCCAGCTCGCCGACTTCACCCACACCTGCTTCATGGTCACGCCGTACGAGGGGTACGTGGCCGTCGCCGAGGCGCTCGCCGAGCTGACGCCGGGCGACCACGCCAAGAAGTCGGCGCTGTTCAACAGCGGTGCCGAGGCCGTCGAGAACGCCGTCAAGATCGCGCGTGCGTACACCGGGCGGCAGGCGGTCGTCGTCTTCGACCACGGCTACCACGGCCGCACCAACCTGACGATGGCGCTGACCGCGAAGAACATGCCGTACAAGCACGGCTTCGGTCCGTTCGCGCCCGAGGTGTACCGCGTGCCGGTCGCCTACGGCTACCGCTGGCCGACGGGTGCGGAGAACGCCGGCCCGGAGGCCGCCGCGCAGGCCATCGACCAGATCTCCAAGCAGGTCGGGGCGGAGAACGTGGCCGCGATCATCATCGAGCCGGTGCTCGGCGAGGGCGGCTTCATCGAGCCGGCCAAGGGCTTCCTGCCCGCGATCAGCGAGTTCGCCTCGGACAACGGCATCGTGTTCGTCGCCGACGAGATCCAGTCCGGCTTCTGCCGCACCGGCCAGTGGTTCGCCTGCGAGGACGAGGGCATCGTCCCGGACCTGATCACCACCGCGAAGGGCATCGCGGGCGGTCTGCCGCTGGCCGCCGTCACCGG is a window from the Streptomyces capillispiralis genome containing:
- the gabT gene encoding 4-aminobutyrate--2-oxoglutarate transaminase; the protein is MTALPQERRVVTAIPGPKSQELQARRTAAVARGVGSVLPVFTARAGGGIIEDVDGNRLIDFGSGIAVTSVGASAEAVVRRTTAQLADFTHTCFMVTPYEGYVAVAEALAELTPGDHAKKSALFNSGAEAVENAVKIARAYTGRQAVVVFDHGYHGRTNLTMALTAKNMPYKHGFGPFAPEVYRVPVAYGYRWPTGAENAGPEAAAQAIDQISKQVGAENVAAIIIEPVLGEGGFIEPAKGFLPAISEFASDNGIVFVADEIQSGFCRTGQWFACEDEGIVPDLITTAKGIAGGLPLAAVTGRAEIMDAAHAGGLGGTYGGNPVACAGALGAIETMKELDLNARAKNIEAVMKARLTAMAEKFDIIGDIRGRGAMIAIELVKDRATKEPHPEATAALAKACHQEGLLVLTCGTYGNVLRFLPPLVIGDDLLNEGLDLIEQAFARI